Below is a window of Geomonas oryzisoli DNA.
AGGGGAGCAGAAGCACCGCCAGCGTGATCAGAAGGGGGAAACGAACTGCCAATTGGCACCTCTGCAGAACATCGCCACGACCGTGAGCGCGAGCACCAGGGCGCAGGTGACCAGTGCCGCACAGGTCACCACCCGGGACCCACGGGGAAACCAGCAGGCGCACTGCGACGGCGCCGGACGGGAGAGCCAGGGGAGAGCGAGGAAACCGGCCACCAGCGCCAGCACCAGGTAGATGAGGTACTTCGAGTAGCTGACCAGCTCCTGGATCCAGAGCAGGAACCATGCGGACTTGACCGGATTGGGGACTCGGGCGAGGTTCGCCTGTTCCTGCAAGGGGGCCGGGACCAGCGCGGCCAGGACCATGAGGACCAGCACCGTGAGGGCCAGGGCGATCTTGATGAGCCGGAAGAAGTGCGGCGAACTCTTTACGTAACCTCTTTTCATAGGTAGGGGAGCACCCCCTTGTTCTTCCTGATCCGGTAAAAATGGAGTCCGCTCAGAAAGAACAGCGCTCCCGGGATCATCAGGATGTGCAGCACGTAAAACCTCAGCAGCGATGCCGGCTCGCCCACCCCGTCCGGCACCAGCACGGCGCGCAGCGCGCCACCAAACGGCATGATGTGCACCAGTTCCATCCCGGTCTGGGTGGCCCAGAGGGCGAGCTGATCCATGGGGAGGAGGTAGCCGGTGTACCCCTCGAATACGGCGAGTAGCAGCAGGGCGCAGCCGACCAGCCAGTTGAGCTGCCGGGGCTTTTGGTAGGCGCCGGTGAGGATCACCCTCAGGGTGTGCAGCACGATCAGCACCAGGAAGAAGTGGCTGGCGAGCCGGTGCAGGCTTCTCAGGTAGCGCCCTCCCCAGACAGACGATTCCAGGAGCAGGATGGATGGGTAGGCGGCGGCAGGGGTGGGTTGATAGTAGAAAAGGAGCAGCAGCCCCGAGGCGACCAACAGCATCAGGCAGGTGAAGGCGAGCCCCCCCAGGCACAGGGTATAGGAGAGGGTCAGGTTCTTTTGCAGCACCGCCCGGGGAAAGAGATGTTTCAGGAAGTCTTCGATCAAATCAGTTGCTCCCGCTGTTTCGCCTGCATTGCCAACCTCGACGACTCCCGCTGTCTATTACCCCTCCCCTTGCGGGAGGGGGTTAGGGGGTGGGGGAAGGTGCCCTCACCGCCGTGCCCTTGCGGCTTCACCCACCCCCCTGCCCCTCCCGTCAAGGGAGGGGAGCTTACGGCTGGGCGAATGATTATTCGCCCCTACGGTTGCACGTGGTAGTTCTCGCCCACCAGGTGCACCTGGTACCGCTCCAGGGCGCGGTCGGCGGGGCCTTTCAGCACCCGCCCCTCGCGATCGAACTCGGAGCCGTGACAGGGACAGACCAGCCCGGCGGGGGTCACGTTGACCGTGCAGCCCAGGTGCGTGCAGATCAGGTTCAGCGCGTAGACCTGCCCCCCCCGGTCCAGGACGGCGATGCGCGCCTCCCGGTACACCAGGGCTCCGTCGCGCGGGAGATCACCCCTGGCTACCGTGAGCAGCGTCTTCGTGCGCCTGCCCCGCGGCGTAAGGAACCTGCCCAGGAACCATCCTCCCGCGACGAGCGCGATCAGGGCACCGAGGAAGCTTCGACGTGATTGACCAAGTTCTGCCATTTTTCCAGGTACGCCCTCCGATAGGCCGTGCTCTTGCGCGAAAGTTCCAGGTACCGTCGCTCCGGGTAGAACGAACCGTTACCCATCTGCTGCCCGGCCGCATCCCAGAAGGAGGGGAGCGTCATCCCCTCGGCCTGCAGCTGGTAGATCCGGTCCTCCCTGCGCTCCAGCAGGAAGCGGCGCGGATTGTCGTGGCACCCCTCGCACATCACCGTGCCGCGACGCACCGTGTGGGGGAAAAACGCCT
It encodes the following:
- the extQ gene encoding selenite/tellurite reduction operon b-type cytochrome membrane protein ExtQ, with amino-acid sequence MKRGYVKSSPHFFRLIKIALALTVLVLMVLAALVPAPLQEQANLARVPNPVKSAWFLLWIQELVSYSKYLIYLVLALVAGFLALPWLSRPAPSQCACWFPRGSRVVTCAALVTCALVLALTVVAMFCRGANWQFVSPF
- a CDS encoding ubiquinol-cytochrome c reductase iron-sulfur subunit — its product is MAELGQSRRSFLGALIALVAGGWFLGRFLTPRGRRTKTLLTVARGDLPRDGALVYREARIAVLDRGGQVYALNLICTHLGCTVNVTPAGLVCPCHGSEFDREGRVLKGPADRALERYQVHLVGENYHVQP
- a CDS encoding cytochrome b N-terminal domain-containing protein, whose protein sequence is MIEDFLKHLFPRAVLQKNLTLSYTLCLGGLAFTCLMLLVASGLLLLFYYQPTPAAAYPSILLLESSVWGGRYLRSLHRLASHFFLVLIVLHTLRVILTGAYQKPRQLNWLVGCALLLLAVFEGYTGYLLPMDQLALWATQTGMELVHIMPFGGALRAVLVPDGVGEPASLLRFYVLHILMIPGALFFLSGLHFYRIRKNKGVLPYL